The genomic stretch GCAACGGCCGCTGAGGTAGATGGTGAGCTTCTTGGGCATCGAGGCCTCGGCTTTGGCGACGTCGAAGAAGAGCACCTTGGAACCCTCGGAAGGGACGAGCGGGTAGAGTTTTTCGCGGGTGACGCCGCCGATCTGGAAGCGTTTGGCGAAGGCTTTGCCGCTTTCCTTGTCCTGATACACCATCGTGTAGAAGTAAGGATCGCCGTCCTTCGGGAGGAGGGCCACGTGGAGGATGTCGCGGCCCATGAACACTTTGTCGGCGACGCGGGCCACCTTCATCGAGCCGTCGGCCATGAAGCAGAGGGCATCGTCGAGCACGGAGCACTCGACGACGAACTCGTGCTGGCGCCAGTTCAGACCGATGAAACCTTCCTCGCGGTTGACGTAGAGGCGCTGGTTGGCGGCGACGACGGAGGCGGCACTGATCTGCTCGATCTCGTCGTACTGAGTGCGGCGCTTGTGCTTCTTGCCGTGTTTCTCCTGCAGCTTCTCGAACCAGGCGACGGCGTAGGCGACGAGGTGCTTCAGGTGATGTTTCACCTGTTTGATTTCGTCCTCGATCTTCTTGATCTGTTCGTCGGCCTTGAAGCGGTTGTAGGCGGAGATGCGTTTGATGCGGATCTCGGTGAGGCGGACGATGTCTTCGTCGGTGACCTCGCGGCGGAGGTTCTTCACGAACGGCTGGAGACCGGTGCGGATCTCTTCGAGCACGCTCTCCCAGGTCTGGGATTTCTCGATGCGGCGGTAGATGCGCTCCTCGATGAAGATGCGCTCGAGGCTGTCCCAGTGCCACTGTTGTTCGAGTTCGCCGAGTTGGATCTCGAGCTCGAGCTTGAGGAGCGCGACCGTGCGGTCGGTGGTGCGTCGCAGGATTTCGGATACGCCGAGGAAGACGGGTTTGTCGTTCTCGATCACGCAGGCGGCGGGGGAGATCGACGTCTGGCAGTCGGTGAAGACGTAGAGTTGTTGCGTGACCTGATCAGGGTCGGCGCCCTGCGGGAGGTGGACGAGGATCTCGACGGCTTCGGCGGTGTTGTCGTCGATGTGTTTGATCTTGATCCGCCCCTTGGTGTTGGCGGCGAGGATCGAGTCGATGAGCGAGGTGGTGGTGGCGCCCCAGGGCAGCTCGGTGATGGCGAGGAGGTATTTGCTGCGTTGCTCGATGCGGGCGCGGACCTTCACTTTGCCGCCGCGCTGGCCGTCGTCGTACTCGGAAAAGTCTGCGATGCCGCCGGTGGGGAAGTCGGGGAAGATGCGGAAGCGTTTTCCTTGGAGGTGATTGATCGCGGCGTGGCAGAGGTCGTTGAAGTTGTGGGGAAGGATCTTCGTGGAGAGGCCGACGGCGATGCCTTCGGCCCCCTCGGCGAGGACGAGCGGGAACTTGACCGGGAGGGTGACGGGCTCGCGGTTGCGGCCGTCGTAGCTGAGCTGCCAGGTGGTGGTCTTCGGGTTGAAGACCACGTCGCGCGCGAAGGGCGTGAGGCGGGCTTCGATGTAGCGGGGCGCGGCGGCGTCGTCGCCGGTGTAGATGTTGCCGAAGTTGCCTTGCGGTTCGATCAGGAGGCCGCGTTGGGCGATGCCGACGAGCGCTGCGCCGATGGAGGCGTCGCCGTGCGGATGGTAGCGCATGGTGGCCCCGACGATGTTGGCGACCTTGTGGAAGCGGCCGTCGTCGACCTCCCAGAGCGTGTGGAGGATGCGGCGCTGGACGGGTTTGAGTCCGTCGTCGAGGTGTGGGACGGCGCGATCGAGGATGACGTAGCTGGCGTACTCGAGAAACCACTTCTTGTAGTGGCGGGCGATGGGTGCCTCGGGAGGCGTGCCGCCTCCGCCGCTACCGCCGCCGACACCATCGTTGTGAGCGGTCTCCTCGTGAGCCTTGGCTGCTGCGGCTGCTTCTGCGGCCTCCTGTTCGGCTCGGGCGAGCGCGCGCTCGGCGGGGGTCTGCGCGAAGGGGAGGTTGGACTGGTGATCGTCTTGGTTCTTGCGACGCGGCATGCTGGGAATCGAAACGCCCAACGAGGCGTCGGCGCGGTGCGATGTCCACGGCTAAATGGCTTGGACGTGGCACGGTCTCCCGTGCGGCGCGTCAGCCGCGATGCTCCGCGGGCGTGGGGGCGGTACTGCCGTCGGTCGCGGCGGGCTGCGTGCTCGCGGGGACGGAGGCGATCTCGGTGGCGATCAGGAGCAGGACGGCTCCGCCGAGGACGGCGAGCGCGACGATCATGCGCAGGCGGTTCTTGTCGGTGGCGGAAGAGGCGCTCGTGGTCATGGTCTGGATCGGGGTCGATGTGTGGCGTCGATCGCGAGGGCTGCGGAGACAGTGGGTGGCGGTGTCGCTCCGACCCCGACGTTTCCGGGCAATCCTTCGCGCGGCGGCGACGTTGCGTTCAGGTCGGGAAACGACGTCAGGGCCACGTGCTCGAGAGCGAAGCGGGTTTTGGTGAGAATTTTTACCGAAGCACGACGCGTTCAGCGTGTGCCGGAGGCGAAGGCCTCGAGTGCCGCGCGATCGAGCAGCGTGATGCGTGGGCCGTCGACCGCGATGACGTGTTCGTCGCGCAGACGGGCGAGGGTACGGGAGAGAGTTTCGCTGGTCACGCCGAGTTGGCCGGCGAGAATCTTCTTGGTGACGCCGAGCTTGATCGTGGGCGAGGATTCCGGAGCACAAGGTGCGATCTGTGCGAGCAGCCATTCGGCGAGGCGGGCCTCGATCTGCCGGCCCTTCAAGCCTTGGAGCATCTGGACGAGGTGCTTGAGGTGCATACTCATGGAGGCGAGCATGCGCAGGGAGAGTTCGGGTTTGCGTCGGACGAGCGCGATGAACGCGTCTTTGCGGACGAAGATCACTTGACTGGCGTCGGCGGCCACGGCGTTGGCGGGATACGATTCGGTCGTGGCGAGCGTCACCTCGGCGAAGCTTTCGCCCGGATGGAACACACAGATGATCTGCTCGCGTCCGTCGGGGGTGACACGGAAGACGCTGATGGCCCCGGAACGCACCACGTAGAAACCCTCCGCCGGAGTACCTTCGCGAAACAAAGTCTCGCCGCGTGCGAGGGAGCGGATGGCGCAACTGCCGGCTACCTCGTTGACGTCCTCGCTGGATAGATCGGAAAAGAGGCGGCATTGCCGCAGCGTGGCCATGATGGCGACGCTGCGCATCTCGCGCAGGTGTCTTGGTTCTCCGGACATGTAGCGGTTATCGATCCGCAGACCGAGGCGAGCTGTCAAACCCCCGTCAAATGGGGGCGGCCCCGCCGCGTGGATTGCTCTAGGGAGCGCGTAAACACCCTTGCGACTCAAGGAATTCCCCTGCGGACCGAAACACCCGGATGTGCCGATGCGACAGGAGCAAACGCTCGTCGCCGCCGGGAGGATGTTCCGGTGCGACAGTGGAGATTTCTGCGCAACCGGTACGGACCTTTCCGATATCGGTTTCCGCACGGATGACTCCCCCCTCGTCCATCATCACGTTCGGTGCCGCGAGCGGACGGGTTCTTTGCAGCCGTTCCTCGTTCACACCACCAGAAACATGAATTCCAGTTCCATGCTCCTCACCAGCATCAAGAAACTCGCTTGCGCCGCTGCGCTCGCCTGTGTCGCCGCGTTCGTCGCGCCGACCGACGCTTCGGCCCAAAGCCCCGAGCAGATCCGCGCGATCTTCCTCTTCAACTTCGCCAAAAACGTCGAGTGGCCCGCGGATGCGTTCGCCGATGCCAAGGCTCCGATCGTCGTCGGCGTGATTCGCGCCCATGAAGTCGCCGAAGCGCTCGATCGCTCCGTGCGCGGCAAGGACGCCAACGGTCGCGAGATCGTGGTGAAGCGCATCGACAAGGTCGAGGAGGCCGTGGCCTGCCACATGATCTTCATCGGACGCAACGACCGCACCGCCGAGTTCATCGAAGGCCTCAAGGGCAAACCCGTGCTCACCGTCGCCGAAGACAAGACGTTCACCGAAGACGGTGGCATGATCAAACTCTTCTCCGACGGCGCCAAGGTCGGTTGCTTCGTCAACGTCACCGCCTCCACCAGCGCGGGTCTGCAGCTCAGCTCGCGCCTCGTCGCCTCGAAGAACTGATCGTTTCCGCAAACGCTCTCGTTCGGCGCGGTCCGTCGGACCGCGCCGACTCGCAAACCTCGACTGCCGCCTCCCCATGAAGAAGAAATCCCTCGGTTTACGAGCACGCCTCACGCTCACCATCTCCGCCTCGGTGGCGGTCGTCCTCGCCATCCTCGTCTTCCTGCAAGTGCGCGATTCGTACGACTACGCGCGGCGGGAGGCTTTCGACAAAGCCGCCGAGACCGCCTTGCGGCAGGCCGACCGCACTTCGCGACTCGTCGACACCGCCGTCACCGGCGTGCTCGGAGTCGCGCAGACGTTCGGCGACTTCAAGGCCGAGTGGGTCGACGATCGCGGTCTCTACAACTCCGTCCTCAAGCAATCGCTCTCCGCCAACCGATCCTTCACGGCGGTATGGTCCGTATGGGAGCCCAACGCGCTCGACGGCAACGACGAGGGCCACGCCGGCCGTAGTGGTTACGATGATACGGGGCGTTTCATTCCGCTCTGGACGCGCAACGCCGAAGGCCTCGCGGACTTGCTTTCCGTGCAGGGCTACGCGGACACCGCCAAGAACGCCTTCTACAGCGAACCGCTCCGACGCGAGGGCGTCTACGTGAGCGAGCCGATCCGCTGGACGATCGGAGAAGCGGAGCGCGAAGTGATCAACGTTTCGGTCGCGATCAAATACAACGGCGAGTCTCTCGGTGCCATCGGCGTCCTTCTGCCGACCGAGCCGATTCGTGAACTCGTGGCCGCCATTCGTCCGTACGATACCGGCTACGCCGCTCTCTTCGCCGACTCCGGCGTATGTCTCGCGCACGCGGACACGTCGAACATAGGCAAGCCGTCGAACTTTCCCGAAACGTTGCAACGCGCACGCGCCGCGTTCGCCGCGGGCGAAACGTTCGGGGAGATCATCCACGACGAACGCACCGATCGCGACTACTATCGTGTCTACGTTCCGGTAGCGACCGGGCAGGCCGGTTCGACCTGGGCATTGGCCATCGCGTTGCCCATGGATCGTATCCTCGCCGAGGCCAACGCCGCGATGATCCGCTCGATCCTGCTCAGTGTCGCCGCCCTCGCACTTCTTTCCGGCCTCGTCTTCTGGTTCGCCACCAAGATCACCCGTCCGTTGCTCGGTGCCGTCGATGCGATCCAACGCATCGCCGAGCGCGACCTCACCGTCCATGTCGACGTGACGACCAACGACGAAGTGGGTCGCCTTGGTCAGGCGCTCAACGAGATGGCGCACGACCTGCACGAGAACATCCAAGAGGTCGCCCGCAACGCCGGACTCCTGCGCAGTGCTTCCGATCAACTCTCCGGTCTGAGCGCGCAAGTGAGCACCAACTCGGAGGAAACCGCTTCTCAATCCAACGTCGTGGCCGCTGCCGCCGAACAAGTCAGCGCCAACGTCAGCACGGTCGCGACCGCGGCCGAAGAGATGAGCGCGAGCATCCGCGAGATCGCCCAACAGGCCTCGCACGCCGCGCGTGTGGCCAGCACCGCATCCGAGTCCGCCGCTCGCACCAACACCACGATGGTGAAGCTCGGCGAGTCCTCGGTCGAGATCGGCAACGTCATCAAGGTCATCACCTCGATCGCCGAACAAACCAACCTCCTCGCGCTCAACGCCACGATCGAAGCGGCGCGTGCGGGCGAGGCCGGCAAGGGTTTCGCGGTCGTCGCCTCCGAAGTGAAGGAACTCGCCCGGCAGACCGCGCAGGCCACCGACGAGATCCGCGGTCGTATCGAAGCGATCCAGACCGATACGCGCACGGCCGTGTCGGCCATTCAGGAAATCTCGGGCATCATCGAGCAGATCAACCAGATCCAGACCACGATCGCCTCGAGCGTCGAGGAGCAGGCGGCGACGATGAACGAGATCTCCAACAACTCCTCCGAAGGATCGCGCGGCAGCGCGGAGATCGCGCAAAACATCTCGATGGTGTCCGAGGCCGCCAAAAGCTCGAACGACGCCGCCGAGCGCACCGCGGTGGCGGCTTCCGAACTCGCCGCGCTTGCGACGCAGCTCAACGAAGTCGTCACGCGCTTCAAACTCGAGGCCGACGACGCGTCCGCGTCGAGCGACGAGTCGGTATCCGACGGCGACGTGGAAACCGCTCCGGCTGCATCGTCCAAGTGGCACATGCAGCACAAC from Opitutales bacterium ASA1 encodes the following:
- a CDS encoding Crp/Fnr family transcriptional regulator, with product MRSVAIMATLRQCRLFSDLSSEDVNEVAGSCAIRSLARGETLFREGTPAEGFYVVRSGAISVFRVTPDGREQIICVFHPGESFAEVTLATTESYPANAVAADASQVIFVRKDAFIALVRRKPELSLRMLASMSMHLKHLVQMLQGLKGRQIEARLAEWLLAQIAPCAPESSPTIKLGVTKKILAGQLGVTSETLSRTLARLRDEHVIAVDGPRITLLDRAALEAFASGTR
- a CDS encoding methyl-accepting chemotaxis protein, yielding MKKKSLGLRARLTLTISASVAVVLAILVFLQVRDSYDYARREAFDKAAETALRQADRTSRLVDTAVTGVLGVAQTFGDFKAEWVDDRGLYNSVLKQSLSANRSFTAVWSVWEPNALDGNDEGHAGRSGYDDTGRFIPLWTRNAEGLADLLSVQGYADTAKNAFYSEPLRREGVYVSEPIRWTIGEAEREVINVSVAIKYNGESLGAIGVLLPTEPIRELVAAIRPYDTGYAALFADSGVCLAHADTSNIGKPSNFPETLQRARAAFAAGETFGEIIHDERTDRDYYRVYVPVATGQAGSTWALAIALPMDRILAEANAAMIRSILLSVAALALLSGLVFWFATKITRPLLGAVDAIQRIAERDLTVHVDVTTNDEVGRLGQALNEMAHDLHENIQEVARNAGLLRSASDQLSGLSAQVSTNSEETASQSNVVAAAAEQVSANVSTVATAAEEMSASIREIAQQASHAARVASTASESAARTNTTMVKLGESSVEIGNVIKVITSIAEQTNLLALNATIEAARAGEAGKGFAVVASEVKELARQTAQATDEIRGRIEAIQTDTRTAVSAIQEISGIIEQINQIQTTIASSVEEQAATMNEISNNSSEGSRGSAEIAQNISMVSEAAKSSNDAAERTAVAASELAALATQLNEVVTRFKLEADDASASSDESVSDGDVETAPAASSKWHMQHNRKGAHDRR